In Poecile atricapillus isolate bPoeAtr1 chromosome 9, bPoeAtr1.hap1, whole genome shotgun sequence, the following are encoded in one genomic region:
- the LOC131582220 gene encoding G2/M phase-specific E3 ubiquitin-protein ligase-like, which yields MPEQHLSANSATLDGSPRAWDWTLHLLQESLSWFQSAQEHPEETAVFLKATTGAEGGQEQGSQREDQHLAETAAFLDRDSALTAAMCDREQEACLLCRRAEADPDTCGEKREKYGLYAHVFCLYFATLLFQQAKKRVGLLGFLPQDIQLAVRRAAQKHCCVCGQSGATIMCCREGCDRWFHLPCAKEGGCVTQYIVPFRSYCPEHRPEQDVQVTPEPGTKCPICMEPVEDRKTFNTIVCPACKRAWFHRDCLQGQAMCAGLLYFCCPLCRDRETFLVETFFLGIRTPTRLVSFSVTHKTGGVSAILCQALPQ from the exons ATGCCTGAACAGCACCTTTCTGCCAACAGTGCCACCCTCGATGGCAGCCCTAGAGCCTGGGATTGGACCCTGCACTTGCTGCAGGAGTCTCTGTCCTGGTTCC aatCAGCACAGGAACATCCAGAGGAGACGGCGGTGTTCCTCAAGGCGACGACGGGAGCAGAAGGcggacaggagcagggctcac AGAGAGAGGACCAGCACCTGGCGGAGACAGCGGCGTTCCTGGACAGGGACTCAGCGCTGACAGCCGCCATGTGcgacagggagcaggagg caTGCCTGCTGTGTCGCCGTGCAGAGGCTGACCCGGACACCTGCGGCGAAAAACGGGAGAAATACGGGCTCTATGCCCACGTGTTCTGCCTG tattttgcCACACTGCTTTTTCAGCAAGCCAAGAAACGTGTTGGACTCCTGGGTTTTCTGCCTCAAGATATCCAACTTGCAGTCAGGCGGGCGGCACAGAAG cactgctgcgtCTGTGGCCAGAGCGGGGCCACCATCATGTGCTGCAGGGAAGGCTGCGACAGATGGTTccacctgccctgtgccaaGGAGGGCGGCTGTGTTACACAGTACATTGTTCCATTCAG GTCCTACTGCCCTGAGCACCGTCCAGAGCAGGACGTGCAGGTGACTCCAGAGCCGGGCACCAAATGCCCCATCTGCATGGAGCCAGTGGAGGATAGAAAGACCTTCAACACCATAGTGTGCCCGGCATGCAAAAGAGCCTGGTTCCACAGGGACTGCCTGCAG ggacaggccatGTGTGCTGGTCTTTTGTACTTCTGCTGCCCCCTCTGCAGAGACCGTGAGACATTTCTTGTCGAAACCTTCTTTCTGGGGATCCGAACTCCCACCAGGTTGGTGTCCTTCAGTGTGACTCACAAGACAGGGGGTGTAAGTGCCATActgtgccaggccctgccccagTAG